One Ananas comosus cultivar F153 linkage group 1, ASM154086v1, whole genome shotgun sequence DNA window includes the following coding sequences:
- the LOC109719162 gene encoding PLASMODESMATA CALLOSE-BINDING PROTEIN 5-like → MLTKRWQGCLLFLICAQLGTSGEYVGITIPSEGGGNEPTSNHENRLIYYSYTDDLSRERARRGLLTEDNQEIFSARREMADIPSIVSLATTDPNSSNLAGVFCVALTNAESTALQQGLNWACGPGMANCTAIQPGEPCYVENNLVDLASYAYNNYYHQMAGSGGSCNFSNTATITNTDPSHGSCIFAGSTLTSTNSSGGSSTNSSTSTNTTTGGGGTTTASIGGAPSNDNFVPISAGSRVLVEVLMIPYVVVLVLLFFF, encoded by the exons ATGTTGACGAAGCGATGGCAGGGGTGTCTTCTGTTTCTCATCTGTGCTCAATTAGGAACATCGG GTGAATACGTTGGAATTACGATCCCTAGCGAGGGAGGGGGAAATGAGCCCACTTCCAATCACGAAAACAGATTGATTTACTACAGCTACACCGATGATCTCTCGAGAGAAAGGGCGAGGCGGGGGCTTCTCACAGAGGATAACCAAGAGATCTTTTCCGCAAGAAGAGAAATGGCGGATATTCCGAGCATTGTCAGTTTAGCCACCACAGACCCAAATTCCTCAAACTTGGCCGGGGTGTTCTGCGTGGCGCTCACCAATGCAGAATCAACTGCACTACAGCAGGGACTAAATTGGGCTTGTGGTCCTGGTATGGCAAACTGCACTGCCATACAACCTGGGGAGCCTTGTTATGTAGAGAACAATTTGGTTGATTTGGCTTCCTATGCCTACAATAACTATTACCATCAAATGGCTGGAAGTGGCGGAAGCTGCAACTTTAGCAACACTGCGACGATTACTAATACTGATCCTA GCCATGGCTCGTGCATCTTTGCCGGAAG CACGCTTACGAGCACAAACTCGAGCGGCGGTTCAAGCACAAACTCGAGCACAAGTACAAACACAACCACAGGCGGAGGTGGAACCACGACTGCGAGCATCGGTGGCGCCCCAAGTAATGATAATTTTGTCCCGATAAGTGCCGGAAGTAGGGTTTTGGTGGAAGTTCTTATGATCCCATATGTAGTTGTTCTGGtgctgcttttctttttttga
- the LOC109707426 gene encoding uncharacterized protein LOC109707426 codes for MAPLAPLSEQPISEEETTTTCSKRLSATRSTRYSFRGWFKKRFSDNSSDLRVLLSVAASPLSPLPLPPKQPKKNAAVSSAEYIVQQFRATTRCTTMAASVKSMYAAGRVSLAITRQPSSAGGRRQHFDGCFVMWQLVPEMWLVELAVSGQQVVAGSDGRVAWRHTPWLGAHAARGGVRPLRRALQGLDPLTIAAVFSTAEHVGEKPIGGEECFALKLEVDPLMLLARSDGTAETIKHKMVGYFSPRSGLLVHLEDSLLIRTQTPGSQAMYWETNISSRIEDYRPVDGVMIAHSGRTTVDLVTFGVGLKADRVLMAQMEEVWTIEDVVFNVPGLSADYFIPPGEVQRM; via the exons atggctcCTCTCGCTCCTCTCTCGGAGCAACCCATAAGCGAGGAGGAGACAACAACAACATGCTCAAAGAGGTTATCTGCAACGAGAAGCACCCGCTACTCCTTCAGAGGCTGGTTTAAGAAGCGCTTCTCCGACAACAGCTCCGATCTCCGCGTCCTCCTCAGCGTCGCCGCGTCccctctctcccccctccccctccctcccAAACAACCTAAAAAGAAC GCTGCGGTTTCATCAGCCGAGTACATCGTACAGCAGTTTCGGGCGACCACAAGGTGTACGACGATGGCGGCGAGCGTGAAGAGCATGTACGCGGCCGGTCGGGTGAGCTTGGCGATCACTCGCCAGCCGTCGTCGGCGGGCGGCAGGCGCCAGCATTTCGACGGATGCTTCGTGATGTGGCAGCTGGTCCCGGAGATGTGGCTCGTCGAGCTCGCCGTGTCGGGCCAGCAGGTCGTCGCGGGGAGCGACGGCAGGGTCGCCTGGCGCCACACCCCGTGGCTCGGCGCGCACGCGGCTCGCGGCGGAGTGCGGCCGCTTCGCCGGGCATTGCAG GGACTTGATCCTTTGACGATCGCGGCGGTTTTCTCCACCGCGGAGCACGTAGGAGAGAAACCGATAGGAGGCGAGGAGTGCTTCGCGCTGAAGCTCGAAGTCGACCCTCTGATGTTGTTGGCTCGGAGTGACGGAACTGCAGAAACCATCAAACACAAAATGGTCGGCTACTTCAGCCCGCGAAGCGGCCTACTAGTTCACCTCGAGGACTCACTGCTGATCCGAACTCAGACCCCAGGCTCGCAAGCCATGTACTGGGAGACCAACATCTCGTCGCGTATTGAGGACTACCGCCCGGTCGATGGCGTGATGATCGCGCACTCGGGGAGAACGACGGTTGATCTCGTGACGTTTGGCGTCGGATTAAAGGCTGATAGGGTGTTGATGGCACAGATGGAAGAGGTGTGGACTATTGAGGATGTGGTGTTCAATGTGCCGGGCCTCTCTGCTGATTATTTCATACCTCCAGGGGAGGTGCAGAGGATGTAA
- the LOC109707419 gene encoding probable polyamine transporter At3g13620 encodes MSSEIQLHGPSKPGLGSDLSRPTKSPPKTPTDSAPTPLRNPILPTPISTRHGTANKLTLIPLIFLIYFEVAGGPYGAEPAVSSAGPLYALIGFAVFPFIWSVPESLVTAELATALPGNGGFVLWADRAFGPFAGSLMGTWKYLSGVINSAAFPALCVDYLARVAPAVGSGGARTGAVAGFNVALSFLNYTGLSVVGWVAVALGAASLAPFVLMAGLAVPRLRPRRWLAVAENKDWRLFFNTLFWNLNFWDSASTMAGEVERPETTFPRALGVSVVMTSLSYLLPLMAGMGVLDAPPSAWDDGFFADAAGRIAGRWLKYWIEAGAVLSTIGLYEAQLSSGAFQLMGMADLGLLPRFFARRAPFFDTPWVGILLSSLIILGISFMSFNDIVASANFLYSLGMLLEFAAFLRLRRSRPDLKRPFAVPMPFPALVLMCLVPAAFLVFVMVIASWKVLVISSGFTVLGVGVYYLMAFCKARGCLKFSDGRVEEEKVLGEERRTRGGDEV; translated from the exons ATGAGCTCCGAGATCCAACTCCACGGCCCCTCAAAACCCGGGCTCGGCTCCGACCTCTCCCGCCCCACCAAATCCCCGCCCAAAACCCCGACGGATTCGGCGCCGACTCCCCTCCGAAACCCCATCCTCCCCACCCCGATCTCCACCCGCCACGGCACCGCCAACAAGCTAACCCTAATCCCGCTCATCTTCCTCATCTACTTCGAGGTCGCCGGGGGCCCCTACGGCGCCGAGCCCGCCGTGTCCTCCGCGGGGCCGCTCTACGCCCTCATCGGCTTCGCCGTGTTCCCCTTCATTTGGAGCGTCCCCGAGTCCCTCGTCACCGCCGAGCTCGCCACCGCGCTCCCGGGCAACGGCGGCTTCGTCCTCTGGGCCGATCGCGCCTTCGGGCCCTTCGCCGGGTCCCTCATGGGCACGTGGAAGTACCTCAGCGGGGTCATCAACAGCGCCGCGTTCCCCGCGCTCTGCGTCGACTACCTCGCGCGCGTCGCCCCCGCCGTGGGCTCCGGCGGCGCCCGCACCGGCGCGGTGGCGGGGTTCAACGTCGCCCTCTCGTTCCTCAACTACACGGGGCTCAGCGTGGTGGGGTGGGTCGCGGTGGCGCTCGGCGCCGCGTCGCTCGCGCCGTTCGTGCTCATGGCGGGGTTGGCTGTTCCGCGGCTGCGCCCGCGGCGGTGGCTCGCGGTGGCGGAGAACAAGGATTGGAGGCTGTTCTTCAACACCTTGTTTTGGAACTTGAATTTCTGGGACAGCGCGAGCACGATGGCCGGGGAGGTGGAGCGGCCGGAGACGACGTTTCCGAGAGCGCTGGGGGTGTCGGTGGTGATGACGTCGCTGAGCTACCTGCTGCCGCTCATGGCCGGCATGGGCGTGCTTGACGCCCCGCCCAGCGCGTGGGACGATGGCTTCTTCGCCGACGCCGCAG GGAGGATCGCGGGGAGGTGGCTCAAGTACTGGATCGAGGCCGGGGCGGTGCTGTCGACGATCGGGCTCTACGAGGCGCAGCTGAGCAGCGGTGCGTTCCAGCTGATGGGCATGGCGGACCTGGGCCTCCTCCCGCGCTTCTTCGCCCGCCGCGCCCCCTTCTTCGACACCCCCTGGGTCGGCATCCTCCTCTCCAGCCTCATCATCCTCGGCATCTCCTTCATGAGCTTCAACGACATCGTCGCCTCCGCCAACTTCCTCTACAGCCTCGGCATGCTCCTCGAGTTCGCCGccttcctccgcctccgccgctcccgCCCCGACCTCAAGCGCCCCTTCGCCGTCCCCATGCCCTTCCCGGCCTTAGTCCTCATGTGCCTCGTCCCCGCCGCGTTCCTCGTCTTCGTCATGGTCATCGCCAGTTGGAAGGTGCTCGTCATAAGCTCCGGGTTCACGGTGCTCGGCGTCGGCGTGTATTATCTCATGGCCTTTTGTAAGGCGAGGGGGTGCCTCAAGTTCAGCGATGGACgcgtggaggaggagaaggtgttGGGTGAGGAGAGAAGAACAAGAGGAGGTGATGAGGTTTAG